Proteins found in one Salinimonas lutimaris genomic segment:
- a CDS encoding nidogen-like domain-containing protein has product MHLFTFRKLLLSAAVAGCTAFSAQASVLLQNWDGSTDTGFGNLLMNGNDDGSSQQIFLSDLSAGQTPEAGYNFFGTFYDSFWVNNNGNITVNGPVSGFTPNPFPSANQPMIAPFWADVDTRCGDCGEVYIGAPNAQTLVVTWHEVGYYSNNADVTNTFQLVLIDRSDTGEGNFDVEFRYEDINWTTGDLSGGVNGLGGTPAQAGYDAGDGEHFFTIPGSRTSAIADIDESPSNTDTAGIWKFAIREGELPGGTADNPLMPLIDPETPSDFRFEFSIDEEGETVFIDPFVAIGYDYIVNDGPDMTSVLLPEDIGDNVFDLWLWDDVAGQWYDTLDDIIGGEVFTFDEAVSQFRILGIEVDAMLDPEDAAAFITGLTFDGVGLVDMNQNAISQFVADNPTQVPEPKLLLLMSLIVVSISRLRRQKRS; this is encoded by the coding sequence ATGCATTTATTTACATTTCGCAAACTTTTGTTAAGCGCCGCTGTCGCAGGCTGCACCGCATTTTCTGCCCAGGCCAGTGTACTGCTCCAAAACTGGGATGGCTCCACTGATACCGGATTTGGTAATCTGCTAATGAACGGCAACGACGATGGTTCCAGCCAGCAGATTTTTCTGTCTGACCTTTCCGCTGGCCAGACTCCCGAAGCAGGCTACAATTTCTTCGGCACATTCTACGACTCTTTCTGGGTAAATAATAACGGCAATATCACGGTTAACGGGCCTGTCAGTGGCTTTACCCCTAATCCATTTCCATCAGCTAATCAGCCTATGATTGCGCCCTTCTGGGCCGATGTGGATACCCGCTGTGGTGATTGTGGGGAGGTCTATATTGGCGCACCCAATGCACAGACTCTGGTCGTTACCTGGCATGAGGTTGGCTATTATTCTAATAATGCTGATGTGACCAATACTTTTCAGTTAGTACTGATTGATCGCAGTGACACCGGCGAAGGCAATTTTGATGTCGAATTTCGCTATGAAGATATTAACTGGACCACAGGTGATCTTTCAGGTGGTGTAAACGGTCTGGGCGGAACACCGGCTCAGGCTGGTTATGATGCCGGTGACGGCGAACATTTTTTCACTATCCCAGGTTCTCGTACCAGTGCCATTGCTGATATTGATGAATCGCCCAGCAATACCGACACAGCCGGTATCTGGAAATTTGCTATTCGTGAGGGAGAATTACCCGGCGGCACCGCTGACAATCCGCTGATGCCTCTGATTGACCCGGAAACTCCCAGCGATTTCAGATTTGAGTTCTCTATTGATGAAGAAGGCGAGACTGTTTTTATCGACCCGTTTGTTGCCATTGGGTACGACTACATTGTTAATGATGGCCCGGACATGACGTCTGTATTGCTACCAGAGGATATTGGCGACAATGTTTTTGACCTGTGGCTATGGGACGACGTGGCCGGACAATGGTACGACACGCTGGACGATATTATTGGTGGTGAAGTTTTTACCTTTGATGAGGCAGTCTCACAGTTTCGGATTCTTGGCATAGAAGTGGACGCCATGCTGGACCCGGAAGATGCTGCTGCCTTTATTACCGGGCTTACATTTGATGGTGTGGGTCTTGTGGATATGAATCAGAACGCGATCTCTCAGTTTGTTGCAGATAATCCAACCCAGGTTCCTGAGCCTAAGCTGCTGCTGTTAATGAGCCTGATCGTGGTAAGTATAAGCCGTCTTCGTCGTCAGAAGCGGTCATAG